In Meleagris gallopavo isolate NT-WF06-2002-E0010 breed Aviagen turkey brand Nicholas breeding stock chromosome 15, Turkey_5.1, whole genome shotgun sequence, one DNA window encodes the following:
- the PITX1 gene encoding pituitary homeobox 1, which yields MLLNIACARRCADREQRGRDRWDWDRWDWERWDWVRRRAWGRWGRLGGGGVPGAAARYLRASARPRPHRARRGSSDRGLSLPQVWFKNRRAKWRKRERNQQMDLCKNGYVPQFSGLMQPYDDMYAGYPYNNWATKSLTPAPLSTKSFTFFNSMSPLSSQSMFSAPSSISSMNMPSGMGHSAVPGMANSGLNNINNISGSSLNSAMSSPACPYGPPGSPYSVYRDTCNSSLASLRLKSKQHSSFGYSSLQSPGSSLNACQYNS from the coding sequence ATGCTGCTGAATATCGCCTGCGCGCGGAGATGCGCGGACAGGGAACAAAGGGGCAGGGATCGATGGGACTGGGATCGATGGGACTGGGAGCGGTGGGACTGGGTGCGACGGAGAGCGTGGGGACGTTGGGGACGTCTGGGCGGTGGGGGGGTGCCGGGAGCGGCTGCGCGCTACTTGCGCGCCTCTGCGCGGCCGAGACCGCATCGTGCGCGGCGGGGCAGCTCTGACCGTGGCCTGTCCCTCCCTCAGGTGTGGTTCAAGAACCGCCGAGCCAAGTGGAGAAAGCGGGAGCGGAACCAGCAGATGGACCTGTGCAAGAACGGCTACGTGCCGCAGTTCAGCGGGCTGATGCAGCCCTACGACGACATGTACGCCGGGTACCCCTACAACAACTGGGCCACCAAAAGCCTCACCCCGGCGCCGCTCTCCACCAAGAGCTTCACCTTTTTCAACTCCATGAGCCCCCTCTCCTCGCAGTCCATGTTCTCGGCtcccagcagcatctcctccatGAACATGCCCTCCGGGATGGGCCACTCGGCCGTGCCGGGAATGGCCAACTCCGGCCTCAACAACATCAACAACATCAGCGGCTCCTCGCTCAACTCGGCCATGTCCTCGCCCGCTTGTCCCTATGGGCCGCCGGGCTCGCCCTACAGCGTGTACCGGGACACTTGTAACTCCAGCCTGGCCAGCCTCAGACTGAAATCAAAGCAGCACTCCAGTTTCGGCTACAGCAGTTTGCAGAGCCCCGGCTCCAGCCTAAACGCCTGTCAGTACAACAGTTGA